The following proteins are encoded in a genomic region of Bombus pyrosoma isolate SC7728 linkage group LG1, ASM1482585v1, whole genome shotgun sequence:
- the LOC122571378 gene encoding H/ACA ribonucleoprotein complex subunit 3, producing the protein MYLMYYLNENGDRVYTLKKMDPNGKPTLSAHPARFSPEDKYSRERITLKRRFGLLLTQQPLPTY; encoded by the exons atgtatttgatGTATTATCTAAATGAGAATGGAGATCGAGTGTATACATTGAAG aaaatggATCCAAATGGAAAACCGACACTATCGGCTCATCCAG ctcgattttctcctgaagataaatattcaagagAAAGGATAACATTAAAACGAAGATTTGGCTTGTTACTCACACAACAACCACTACcaacatattaa
- the LOC122577673 gene encoding trafficking protein particle complex subunit 10 isoform X1, whose protein sequence is MNCNGGSSLGAECRSNTFMDIKPIVTYAGDDKLFSTLENSLFQAISADTVEWRRSFSRPIKQVKLGATFLPFSKDILPTEKDWHLIKQPIFHIYWTECSDVDTYKTSIREDIDNWLKTLTQYHIQDWMIVIVETYDIKKTNKLLPRTTVLDKIRSDFAAKHGDRCCAVINPIKSEMRSAESWRSLVSRIRYLMLTAYDKRLSHFEDIIREQRENRNHPNWNFCHYFLLQEELAFVLQMLGLYDEALVQYDELDALFTQFVLNSNVGDTPIWLNLFQTPLNNWGGVNLSNGTNHHLRNLLAECKASLLDLRSYLFSRQCAMLLSLNKLWEVAQRCLSFVHNTLSELRILEVQRPEGSIECWSFLCALEVLQACQLSSYNIDNNQQLDLCSLHTASLWALARDKLGNLGKLCGLMPGSEPSSEQLHTVVYLIAGMGDSEPQIEGKLTPTDKLKEALSSKEAFKKQYLEHAELAMGTYKHVGRIRSARLIGKELAQFYSELGENQKAVAFLSDALKTYTDEGWRHLAAQTQLELAQCYKRMDDVEKYTKICAAIASLDVLHITVRNTYFEEMFGYMKMISSPQPLLVELGCAFVVLSMEVKVMDKVVQDCVVNIEIYIQSLFPREVKCTKASISVEEVQKPLLPNKKKGSKLPPEPSIPLLSKCTLEDMRPFDPSLLQLQVYSYLDYKEDKSLGSASVLHRNTKPIVRRSDSTKHRKPSVNAKGDFSKALSCDDFIVKPGMNMVTLTRRIDQPGFYKVGQISLVIEEKLEFLSPILNPRLCYEVAKTQPTISMKYSRDLLAGLIQGIELVIMSGSIKITNEMKLKLRTSRGLIIQVDGSQETMSKELEISLPFCEPFQTIWLKFKVLAELPPKKDSLSMEHKLNIQCPWGLEESIPLHFGPPLMSNMKLHTAKERKFLQIIVTGLTNQLLQLIEPELTTATSIDINFKSLNPIAGQRLVIGNGINVSFMWELEIGKDEKSLMPIKTDFRVKYIPINDTEDLNDLNINEDPLQIHNLQRMEKACSLYRCNFDITDYVTLFTVSSKVEAAGNGGEFCRAGSMCHLYLTVTRMLPSPNPNPSPQLMYEVLADQAMWAVCGRTAGIVSLEVLEKQSVTLDVMPLTSGYLPLPVVRLSRYIPAPESKSDMIRKSEIASSSRLEPFSPGQVYNASKAQQVHVLPAAPSEAN, encoded by the exons ATGAATTGCAATGGGGGGTCGTCTTTGGGTGCTGAATGTAGATCAAATACATTTATGGATATTAAGCCAATTGTTACAT ATGCAGGAGatgacaaattattttctacattgGAAAACAGTTTATTCCAAGCCATATCTGCTGATACAGTGGAATGGCGTAGATCATTTAGTAGACCAATTAAACAAGTCAAACTTGGAGCAACATTTTTGCCATTTTCTAAGGATATTTTGCCAACTGAGAAAGATTGGCATTTGATAAAGCAGccaatatttcatatttattggACTGAATGTTCt GATGTAGATACTTATAAAACAAGTATTAGAGAAGACATAGATAACTGGTTAAAAACATTAACACAATATCACATTCAGGATTGGATGATTGTTATAGTAGAAACTTATGACATAAAAAAAACTAACAAGTTATTACCTAGGACAACAGTTTTAGACAAAATTCGCAGTGATTTTGCTGCTAAGCATGGTGATAG aTGTTGTGCTGTAATAAATCCAATAAAATCAGAAATGCGCTCAGCTGAATCATGGAGAAGTTTAGTTAGCCGTATACGTTATTTAATGCTTACTGCATATGATAAAAGACTATCTCATTTTGAAGATATTATTAgagaacaaagagaaaatagaaatcacCCAAACTGGAATTTCTGTCACTATTTCTTACTGCAG GAAGAACTTGCATTTGTTTTACAAATGTTAGGATTATATGATGAAGCATTAGTACAGTATGATGAATTGGATGCTCTTTTTACACAGTTTGTGCTTAATTCTAATGTAGGAG ataCACCAATTtggttaaatttatttcaaacccCATTAAATAACTGGGGTGGCGTTAATTTAAGTAATGGTACAAATCATCATTTAAGGAACCTTCTGGCTGAATGTAAAGCATCACTATTAGATCTTAGAAGTTATTTATTCAGTAGACAATGTGCCATGTTACTATCACTTAACAAACTATGGGAG gtTGCGCAAAGGTGCTTATCATTTGTTCATAATACATTAAGTGAATTACGTATATTAGAAGTTCAGCGACCTGAAGGATCCATTGAATGTTGGTCTTTTCTTTGTGCGTTAGAAGTGCTTCAAGCTTGTCAATTATCAtcatataatattgataacaATCAGCAACTGGACCTTTGTTCCTTACATACCGCGAGTTTATGGGCTCTTGCTAGGGATAAA ttgggaaatttaggaaaattatGTGGCTTAATGCCTGGAAGTGAGCCATCTAGTGAACAACTACACACAGTTGTTTACCTAATAGCTGGTATGGGAGATTCTGAACCACAGATAGAAGGGAAATTAACACCTAccgataaattaaaagaagcaCTTTCGTCTAAAGAGGCATTCAAGAAACAATATCTTGAACATGCAGAATTAGCTATGGGTACTTATAAACATGTAGGCCGAATTCGATCAGCCAGATTAATCGGGAAAGAGTTAGCACAATTTTATAGCGAGCTTGGCGAGAATCAAAAAGCTGTTGCATTTTTATCGGATGCCTTAAAAACGTACACTGATGAAGGCTGGAGGCACTTAGCAGCACAAACTCAACTTGAATTGGCACAGTGCTACAAAAGAATGGATgatgttgaaaaatatacaaaaatatgtgCTGCTATTGCCAGTTTGGatgtattacatattactGTTCGTAATACttattttgaagaaatgtTCGGGTATATGAAAATGATCTCATCACCACAACCCTTACTTGTAGAACTCGGATGTGCTTTTGTAGTACTCAGTATGGAAGTTAAAGTGATGGATAAAGTAGTGCAAGACTGCGTGgtcaatatcgaaatatatatacaaagttTGTTTCCTAGAGAAGTAAAATGTACTAAAGCGTCTATATCTGTTGAAGAAGTTCAAAAACCTCTATTacctaataaaaaaaagggtTCGAAGTTACCACCTGAACCATCAATTCCATTATTATCGAAATGTACTCTAGAAGATATGAGACCATTTGATCCAAGTTTGCTTCAATTACAAGTATATTCATATTTAGAttataaagaagataaaagcCTCGGATCGGCTAGTGTCTTACACAGAAACACTAAGCCTATTGTAAGACGTTCTGATAGTACAAAACATAGGAAACCATCAGTAAATGCAAAAGGTGATTTTAGTAAAGCGCTATCATGTGATGATTTTATTGTGAAACCAGGTATGAACATGGTTACATTAACTAGGCGTATAGATCAGCCTGGTTTTTACAAAGTTGGTCAAATATCATTAGTGATTGaggaaaaattggaatttttatcacCTATCTTAAATCCTCGGTTATGTTATGAAGTAGCTAAGACTCAACCTacaatttctatgaaatatagTAGAGACTTATTGGCAGGTCTTATTCAAGGCATAGAATTAGTTATTATGAGcggaagtataaaaataacaaatgaaatgaaacttaaATTACGTACGTCTAGGGGATTGATAATACAAGTCGATGGTTCACAAGAAACAATGTCTAAAGAACTAGAAATATCACTGCCATTTTGTGAACCATTTCAAACAATATGGTTAAAGTTTAAAGTTCTAGCAGAATTACCACCAAAGAAAGATTCTTTATCAATGGAACATAAA CTGAATATCCAATGTCCATGGGGTTTGGAGGAAAGCATACCTTTACATTTTGGTCCACCACTTATGTCAAATATGAAACTCCATACTGCaaaagagaggaaatttcttcaaataattgtaacaGGATTAACAAATCAACTTCTACAACTAATTGAGCCAGAATTAACAACAGCAACATCAATAGATATTAACTTTAAAAGCTTAAATCCTATTGCTGGTCAGAGATTAGTAATAGGTAATGGAATAAATGTATCATTTATGTGGGAACTTGAAATTGGTAAAGATGAAAAGTCTTTGATGCCAATAAAGACTGATtttcgtgtaaaatatatacCAATCAATGATACTGAAGATCTGAacgatttaaatatcaatgagGATCCTCtacaaattcataatttacaaagaatggaaaaagCATGCAGTCTTTATAGATGCAATTTTGATATTACAGATTATGTg ACTTTATTTACAGTGTCTTCAAAAGTTGAAGCAGCTGGAAATGGAGGTGAATTTTGTCGTGCTGGTAGCATGTGCCATCTTTATCTCACAGTAACACGTATGTTACCTAGTCCAAATCCAAATCCTTCACCACAATTAATGTATGAAGTTCTTGCTGATCAAGCCATGTGGGCTGTATGTGGTCGTACTGCTGGTATTGTGTCTTTGGAAGTGTTAGAGAAACAAAGTGTCACATTGGACGTGATGCCATTAACTAGTGGTTATTTACCCCTACCCGTTGTTAGATTGTCCCGATATATTCCAGCACCAGAATCCAAAAGTG atATGATTCGAAAAAGTGAAATAGCTTCTAGTTCAAGACTAGAACCATTTAGTCCAGGCCAAGTTTACAATGCTAGTAAAGCACAACAAGTTCATGTTCTACCAGCAGCACCATCAGAAGCAAATTGA
- the LOC122577673 gene encoding trafficking protein particle complex subunit 10 isoform X3: MIVIVETYDIKKTNKLLPRTTVLDKIRSDFAAKHGDRCCAVINPIKSEMRSAESWRSLVSRIRYLMLTAYDKRLSHFEDIIREQRENRNHPNWNFCHYFLLQEELAFVLQMLGLYDEALVQYDELDALFTQFVLNSNVGDTPIWLNLFQTPLNNWGGVNLSNGTNHHLRNLLAECKASLLDLRSYLFSRQCAMLLSLNKLWEVAQRCLSFVHNTLSELRILEVQRPEGSIECWSFLCALEVLQACQLSSYNIDNNQQLDLCSLHTASLWALARDKLGNLGKLCGLMPGSEPSSEQLHTVVYLIAGMGDSEPQIEGKLTPTDKLKEALSSKEAFKKQYLEHAELAMGTYKHVGRIRSARLIGKELAQFYSELGENQKAVAFLSDALKTYTDEGWRHLAAQTQLELAQCYKRMDDVEKYTKICAAIASLDVLHITVRNTYFEEMFGYMKMISSPQPLLVELGCAFVVLSMEVKVMDKVVQDCVVNIEIYIQSLFPREVKCTKASISVEEVQKPLLPNKKKGSKLPPEPSIPLLSKCTLEDMRPFDPSLLQLQVYSYLDYKEDKSLGSASVLHRNTKPIVRRSDSTKHRKPSVNAKGDFSKALSCDDFIVKPGMNMVTLTRRIDQPGFYKVGQISLVIEEKLEFLSPILNPRLCYEVAKTQPTISMKYSRDLLAGLIQGIELVIMSGSIKITNEMKLKLRTSRGLIIQVDGSQETMSKELEISLPFCEPFQTIWLKFKVLAELPPKKDSLSMEHKLNIQCPWGLEESIPLHFGPPLMSNMKLHTAKERKFLQIIVTGLTNQLLQLIEPELTTATSIDINFKSLNPIAGQRLVIGNGINVSFMWELEIGKDEKSLMPIKTDFRVKYIPINDTEDLNDLNINEDPLQIHNLQRMEKACSLYRCNFDITDYVTLFTVSSKVEAAGNGGEFCRAGSMCHLYLTVTRMLPSPNPNPSPQLMYEVLADQAMWAVCGRTAGIVSLEVLEKQSVTLDVMPLTSGYLPLPVVRLSRYIPAPESKSDMIRKSEIASSSRLEPFSPGQVYNASKAQQVHVLPAAPSEAN; encoded by the exons ATGATTGTTATAGTAGAAACTTATGACATAAAAAAAACTAACAAGTTATTACCTAGGACAACAGTTTTAGACAAAATTCGCAGTGATTTTGCTGCTAAGCATGGTGATAG aTGTTGTGCTGTAATAAATCCAATAAAATCAGAAATGCGCTCAGCTGAATCATGGAGAAGTTTAGTTAGCCGTATACGTTATTTAATGCTTACTGCATATGATAAAAGACTATCTCATTTTGAAGATATTATTAgagaacaaagagaaaatagaaatcacCCAAACTGGAATTTCTGTCACTATTTCTTACTGCAG GAAGAACTTGCATTTGTTTTACAAATGTTAGGATTATATGATGAAGCATTAGTACAGTATGATGAATTGGATGCTCTTTTTACACAGTTTGTGCTTAATTCTAATGTAGGAG ataCACCAATTtggttaaatttatttcaaacccCATTAAATAACTGGGGTGGCGTTAATTTAAGTAATGGTACAAATCATCATTTAAGGAACCTTCTGGCTGAATGTAAAGCATCACTATTAGATCTTAGAAGTTATTTATTCAGTAGACAATGTGCCATGTTACTATCACTTAACAAACTATGGGAG gtTGCGCAAAGGTGCTTATCATTTGTTCATAATACATTAAGTGAATTACGTATATTAGAAGTTCAGCGACCTGAAGGATCCATTGAATGTTGGTCTTTTCTTTGTGCGTTAGAAGTGCTTCAAGCTTGTCAATTATCAtcatataatattgataacaATCAGCAACTGGACCTTTGTTCCTTACATACCGCGAGTTTATGGGCTCTTGCTAGGGATAAA ttgggaaatttaggaaaattatGTGGCTTAATGCCTGGAAGTGAGCCATCTAGTGAACAACTACACACAGTTGTTTACCTAATAGCTGGTATGGGAGATTCTGAACCACAGATAGAAGGGAAATTAACACCTAccgataaattaaaagaagcaCTTTCGTCTAAAGAGGCATTCAAGAAACAATATCTTGAACATGCAGAATTAGCTATGGGTACTTATAAACATGTAGGCCGAATTCGATCAGCCAGATTAATCGGGAAAGAGTTAGCACAATTTTATAGCGAGCTTGGCGAGAATCAAAAAGCTGTTGCATTTTTATCGGATGCCTTAAAAACGTACACTGATGAAGGCTGGAGGCACTTAGCAGCACAAACTCAACTTGAATTGGCACAGTGCTACAAAAGAATGGATgatgttgaaaaatatacaaaaatatgtgCTGCTATTGCCAGTTTGGatgtattacatattactGTTCGTAATACttattttgaagaaatgtTCGGGTATATGAAAATGATCTCATCACCACAACCCTTACTTGTAGAACTCGGATGTGCTTTTGTAGTACTCAGTATGGAAGTTAAAGTGATGGATAAAGTAGTGCAAGACTGCGTGgtcaatatcgaaatatatatacaaagttTGTTTCCTAGAGAAGTAAAATGTACTAAAGCGTCTATATCTGTTGAAGAAGTTCAAAAACCTCTATTacctaataaaaaaaagggtTCGAAGTTACCACCTGAACCATCAATTCCATTATTATCGAAATGTACTCTAGAAGATATGAGACCATTTGATCCAAGTTTGCTTCAATTACAAGTATATTCATATTTAGAttataaagaagataaaagcCTCGGATCGGCTAGTGTCTTACACAGAAACACTAAGCCTATTGTAAGACGTTCTGATAGTACAAAACATAGGAAACCATCAGTAAATGCAAAAGGTGATTTTAGTAAAGCGCTATCATGTGATGATTTTATTGTGAAACCAGGTATGAACATGGTTACATTAACTAGGCGTATAGATCAGCCTGGTTTTTACAAAGTTGGTCAAATATCATTAGTGATTGaggaaaaattggaatttttatcacCTATCTTAAATCCTCGGTTATGTTATGAAGTAGCTAAGACTCAACCTacaatttctatgaaatatagTAGAGACTTATTGGCAGGTCTTATTCAAGGCATAGAATTAGTTATTATGAGcggaagtataaaaataacaaatgaaatgaaacttaaATTACGTACGTCTAGGGGATTGATAATACAAGTCGATGGTTCACAAGAAACAATGTCTAAAGAACTAGAAATATCACTGCCATTTTGTGAACCATTTCAAACAATATGGTTAAAGTTTAAAGTTCTAGCAGAATTACCACCAAAGAAAGATTCTTTATCAATGGAACATAAA CTGAATATCCAATGTCCATGGGGTTTGGAGGAAAGCATACCTTTACATTTTGGTCCACCACTTATGTCAAATATGAAACTCCATACTGCaaaagagaggaaatttcttcaaataattgtaacaGGATTAACAAATCAACTTCTACAACTAATTGAGCCAGAATTAACAACAGCAACATCAATAGATATTAACTTTAAAAGCTTAAATCCTATTGCTGGTCAGAGATTAGTAATAGGTAATGGAATAAATGTATCATTTATGTGGGAACTTGAAATTGGTAAAGATGAAAAGTCTTTGATGCCAATAAAGACTGATtttcgtgtaaaatatatacCAATCAATGATACTGAAGATCTGAacgatttaaatatcaatgagGATCCTCtacaaattcataatttacaaagaatggaaaaagCATGCAGTCTTTATAGATGCAATTTTGATATTACAGATTATGTg ACTTTATTTACAGTGTCTTCAAAAGTTGAAGCAGCTGGAAATGGAGGTGAATTTTGTCGTGCTGGTAGCATGTGCCATCTTTATCTCACAGTAACACGTATGTTACCTAGTCCAAATCCAAATCCTTCACCACAATTAATGTATGAAGTTCTTGCTGATCAAGCCATGTGGGCTGTATGTGGTCGTACTGCTGGTATTGTGTCTTTGGAAGTGTTAGAGAAACAAAGTGTCACATTGGACGTGATGCCATTAACTAGTGGTTATTTACCCCTACCCGTTGTTAGATTGTCCCGATATATTCCAGCACCAGAATCCAAAAGTG atATGATTCGAAAAAGTGAAATAGCTTCTAGTTCAAGACTAGAACCATTTAGTCCAGGCCAAGTTTACAATGCTAGTAAAGCACAACAAGTTCATGTTCTACCAGCAGCACCATCAGAAGCAAATTGA
- the LOC122577673 gene encoding trafficking protein particle complex subunit 10 isoform X2, translated as MNCNGGSSLGAECRSNTFMDIKPIVTYAGDDKLFSTLENSLFQAISADTVEWRRSFSRPIKQVKLGATFLPFSKDILPTEKDWHLIKQPIFHIYWTECSDVDTYKTSIREDIDNWLKTLTQYHIQDWMIVIVETYDIKKTNKLLPRTTVLDKIRSDFAAKHGDRCCAVINPIKSEMRSAESWRSLVSRIRYLMLTAYDKRLSHFEDIIREQRENRNHPNWNFCHYFLLQEELAFVLQMLGLYDEALVQYDELDALFTQFVLNSNVGDTPIWLNLFQTPLNNWGGVNLSNGTNHHLRNLLAECKASLLDLRSYLFSRQCAMLLSLNKLWEVAQRCLSFVHNTLSELRILEVQRPEGSIECWSFLCALEVLQACQLSSYNIDNNQQLDLCSLHTASLWALARDKLGNLGKLCGLMPGSEPSSEQLHTVVYLIAGMGDSEPQIEGKLTPTDKLKEALSSKEAFKKQYLEHAELAMGTYKHVGRIRSARLIGKELAQFYSELGENQKAVAFLSDALKTYTDEGWRHLAAQTQLELAQCYKRMDDVEKYTKICAAIASLDVLHITVRNTYFEEMFGYMKMISSPQPLLVELGCAFVVLSMEVKVMDKVVQDCVVNIEIYIQSLFPREVKCTKASISVEEVQKPLLPNKKKGSKLPPEPSIPLLSKCTLEDMRPFDPSLLQLQVYSYLDYKEDKSLGSASVLHRNTKPIVRRSDSTKHRKPSVNAKGDFSKALSCDDFIVKPGMNMVTLTRRIDQPGFYKVGQISLVIEEKLEFLSPILNPRLCYEVAKTQPTISMKYSRDLLAGLIQGIELVIMSGSIKITNEMKLKLRTSRGLIIQVDGSQETMSKELEISLPFCEPFQTIWLKFKVLAELPPKKDSLSMEHKLNIQCPWGLEESIPLHFGPPLMSNMKLHTAKERKFLQIIVTGLTNQLLQLIEPELTTATSIDINFKSLNPIAGQRLVIGNGINVSFMWELEIGKDEKSLMPIKTDFRVKYIPINDTEDLNDLNINEDPLQIHNLQRMEKACSLYRCNFDITDYVCLQKLKQLEMEVNFVVLVACAIFISQ; from the exons ATGAATTGCAATGGGGGGTCGTCTTTGGGTGCTGAATGTAGATCAAATACATTTATGGATATTAAGCCAATTGTTACAT ATGCAGGAGatgacaaattattttctacattgGAAAACAGTTTATTCCAAGCCATATCTGCTGATACAGTGGAATGGCGTAGATCATTTAGTAGACCAATTAAACAAGTCAAACTTGGAGCAACATTTTTGCCATTTTCTAAGGATATTTTGCCAACTGAGAAAGATTGGCATTTGATAAAGCAGccaatatttcatatttattggACTGAATGTTCt GATGTAGATACTTATAAAACAAGTATTAGAGAAGACATAGATAACTGGTTAAAAACATTAACACAATATCACATTCAGGATTGGATGATTGTTATAGTAGAAACTTATGACATAAAAAAAACTAACAAGTTATTACCTAGGACAACAGTTTTAGACAAAATTCGCAGTGATTTTGCTGCTAAGCATGGTGATAG aTGTTGTGCTGTAATAAATCCAATAAAATCAGAAATGCGCTCAGCTGAATCATGGAGAAGTTTAGTTAGCCGTATACGTTATTTAATGCTTACTGCATATGATAAAAGACTATCTCATTTTGAAGATATTATTAgagaacaaagagaaaatagaaatcacCCAAACTGGAATTTCTGTCACTATTTCTTACTGCAG GAAGAACTTGCATTTGTTTTACAAATGTTAGGATTATATGATGAAGCATTAGTACAGTATGATGAATTGGATGCTCTTTTTACACAGTTTGTGCTTAATTCTAATGTAGGAG ataCACCAATTtggttaaatttatttcaaacccCATTAAATAACTGGGGTGGCGTTAATTTAAGTAATGGTACAAATCATCATTTAAGGAACCTTCTGGCTGAATGTAAAGCATCACTATTAGATCTTAGAAGTTATTTATTCAGTAGACAATGTGCCATGTTACTATCACTTAACAAACTATGGGAG gtTGCGCAAAGGTGCTTATCATTTGTTCATAATACATTAAGTGAATTACGTATATTAGAAGTTCAGCGACCTGAAGGATCCATTGAATGTTGGTCTTTTCTTTGTGCGTTAGAAGTGCTTCAAGCTTGTCAATTATCAtcatataatattgataacaATCAGCAACTGGACCTTTGTTCCTTACATACCGCGAGTTTATGGGCTCTTGCTAGGGATAAA ttgggaaatttaggaaaattatGTGGCTTAATGCCTGGAAGTGAGCCATCTAGTGAACAACTACACACAGTTGTTTACCTAATAGCTGGTATGGGAGATTCTGAACCACAGATAGAAGGGAAATTAACACCTAccgataaattaaaagaagcaCTTTCGTCTAAAGAGGCATTCAAGAAACAATATCTTGAACATGCAGAATTAGCTATGGGTACTTATAAACATGTAGGCCGAATTCGATCAGCCAGATTAATCGGGAAAGAGTTAGCACAATTTTATAGCGAGCTTGGCGAGAATCAAAAAGCTGTTGCATTTTTATCGGATGCCTTAAAAACGTACACTGATGAAGGCTGGAGGCACTTAGCAGCACAAACTCAACTTGAATTGGCACAGTGCTACAAAAGAATGGATgatgttgaaaaatatacaaaaatatgtgCTGCTATTGCCAGTTTGGatgtattacatattactGTTCGTAATACttattttgaagaaatgtTCGGGTATATGAAAATGATCTCATCACCACAACCCTTACTTGTAGAACTCGGATGTGCTTTTGTAGTACTCAGTATGGAAGTTAAAGTGATGGATAAAGTAGTGCAAGACTGCGTGgtcaatatcgaaatatatatacaaagttTGTTTCCTAGAGAAGTAAAATGTACTAAAGCGTCTATATCTGTTGAAGAAGTTCAAAAACCTCTATTacctaataaaaaaaagggtTCGAAGTTACCACCTGAACCATCAATTCCATTATTATCGAAATGTACTCTAGAAGATATGAGACCATTTGATCCAAGTTTGCTTCAATTACAAGTATATTCATATTTAGAttataaagaagataaaagcCTCGGATCGGCTAGTGTCTTACACAGAAACACTAAGCCTATTGTAAGACGTTCTGATAGTACAAAACATAGGAAACCATCAGTAAATGCAAAAGGTGATTTTAGTAAAGCGCTATCATGTGATGATTTTATTGTGAAACCAGGTATGAACATGGTTACATTAACTAGGCGTATAGATCAGCCTGGTTTTTACAAAGTTGGTCAAATATCATTAGTGATTGaggaaaaattggaatttttatcacCTATCTTAAATCCTCGGTTATGTTATGAAGTAGCTAAGACTCAACCTacaatttctatgaaatatagTAGAGACTTATTGGCAGGTCTTATTCAAGGCATAGAATTAGTTATTATGAGcggaagtataaaaataacaaatgaaatgaaacttaaATTACGTACGTCTAGGGGATTGATAATACAAGTCGATGGTTCACAAGAAACAATGTCTAAAGAACTAGAAATATCACTGCCATTTTGTGAACCATTTCAAACAATATGGTTAAAGTTTAAAGTTCTAGCAGAATTACCACCAAAGAAAGATTCTTTATCAATGGAACATAAA CTGAATATCCAATGTCCATGGGGTTTGGAGGAAAGCATACCTTTACATTTTGGTCCACCACTTATGTCAAATATGAAACTCCATACTGCaaaagagaggaaatttcttcaaataattgtaacaGGATTAACAAATCAACTTCTACAACTAATTGAGCCAGAATTAACAACAGCAACATCAATAGATATTAACTTTAAAAGCTTAAATCCTATTGCTGGTCAGAGATTAGTAATAGGTAATGGAATAAATGTATCATTTATGTGGGAACTTGAAATTGGTAAAGATGAAAAGTCTTTGATGCCAATAAAGACTGATtttcgtgtaaaatatatacCAATCAATGATACTGAAGATCTGAacgatttaaatatcaatgagGATCCTCtacaaattcataatttacaaagaatggaaaaagCATGCAGTCTTTATAGATGCAATTTTGATATTACAGATTATGTg TGTCTTCAAAAGTTGAAGCAGCTGGAAATGGAGGTGAATTTTGTCGTGCTGGTAGCATGTGCCATCTTTATCTCACAGTAA